One uncultured Draconibacterium sp. genomic window, GTTGTAAATCTTGGCGGAACGGCCATTGGTACCGGACTTGGAGCGCCCAAACAATTTATATTTCGTGTGGTGGACAAATTGCGCGAAAACACAAACATGGGTTTGGCCCGAAGTGAAAACCTGGTTGACGGAACACAAAACGTTGATGTATTTGTGGAGGTATCCGGAATTTTAAAAGCCTGTGCAAGTAACTTACTAAAAATAAGCAACGACCTCCGTTTACTTGCCAGTGGCCCCGATGCCGGATTTGCAGAAATTGTGCTTCCTGAAATGCAGGCAGGATCGTCAATTATGCCTGGAAAAGTAAACCCTGTAATTCCTGAAATGGTAGCACAGGCAGCCATAAAAGTAATGGGCAACGATCAGGTAATTGCACAGGCATGCAGTTCAGGAAATTTGGAACTCAACCAGTTTCTGCCCCTGATTGCTCATTCACTGTTGGAATCTTTAAGCCTGCTCACAAATACCTGTAAAATCTTCCGAGAGAAATGTATCGGCGGAATTTGCGCCAACGAAAAAGTCTGCAAAAAAAACGTAGAAAACTCAACGGCTACAATAACGGCACTTATTCCTCAAATTGGTTATTCCAAAGCCAGCGAAATAATACAACTCGCCAAAGAAAATGATTTATCTATAAAGGAAGCCAGTCTAAAATCGGGGTATATTGCGGAAGAAGATTTTAATAATTTAATTACTCCGGAATCCGTTTGCAAGCTGGGAAATTAAATCAGCTACTGCATTAACATCACATTAACACCATTCCTACCTGCTCATTTACTGACACTTACATAATTTAAAAGTATACAGGATTAAAATATCTTTATATTGATTTGTTTTTTATTTTTATACTTATTAATATTGAGTCTAAATTAAGATTAAGACAATTAAATTTTATAACTTAAAAATTAGAAATCATGAAAAAAGTATTATTTGTTTTAGCATTTGTGGCAGTTTACGGAGTTTCAATGGCAATGACATCGAACACTCAGGTAGTATCTCTTGACCAACCTGTAACCGTTGTTGCCGATGTAGACAATAGCATTGATACTCCTGAAGGAGAAAAAGAAAAAGAGAAAAAAGCAGCTAAAACTGAAGCAAAAGCAGAATCGAAAGCAGAATCGAAAAGCGAAGGTTGTTCAGGCACAAAAGCTAAATCAGAAGGTTGCGCCGGTGAAAAATCTGCAGAGAAAAGCGGATGTGGCTCAAGCTGTGGTGGAAAGAAATAATCAACTTCTCATATAAATTGGGTTTAATAGCCGCTTGTTGTTCTGGACAACAAGCGGTTTTTTTATTCTAACAATTCAGAATGTAACCCACTTTTACAACATTCTCAATGTTTATGTTTGGATCTTCGGCAAAGTATTTTCGAAGTTTCGAAATAAAAACATCCAGACTTCGCCCGGCAAAGTAGTCGTTCTCGCCCCAAATGGCCGTGAGTATTTGTTCGCGCCTTACCACATTCTTTTTGGCATTGCACAACATTCGCAGCACTTCGGCTTCACGCGTGGTTAAACGTTTTATCTTCCCCTCGATTGTTAACGAGAGATTTTCAAAATCAAATTCGTAACGACCAATCTGAATCACATTTTCAATTACAGCTTCTGGTCTGTCGGACCGTTTACTGATGGCAACAATTTTACACCAGAGCTCATCCTCATCAAATGGTTTGGTAATGTAATCATCGGCGCCAATAGTATATCCTTTCATCTTATCTTCCTTCATGGCACGGGCGGTTAAAAACACCACGGGAATATCGGGATCTACCAATTTAATTTTCTGAGCAATGGAAAATCCATCCATTTTTGGCAGCATAACATCAAGTATACAAAAGTTAAAGTTGCCGTTTTTGAATCCGTCCAAAGCAGCTTCGCCATCTTTAAACAAAGTCACCTTTACATTGCGGCTCTCTAAAAAATCAACCAACAAAAACCCAAGATTCAAATCATCTTCGGCAACGAGGATATTTAATTTGTTTTCTGTCATTTGTGCCGTTTAATATAGGTAGTTTTATAGTAAATGTTGTGCCGGTGTTTTCAGTGCTTTCAACTGTAATCTCACCATTGTGTGCCTCTATCACTTTTTTCACATAAGCCAGTCCTATTCCAAAACCTTTAACATTGTGAACATCGCCGGTTGGCACGCGGTAATATTTATCAAAAATGTATTTCTGGTATTTCGATGCAATTCCAATTCCTTTATCGCTTACCATCACCCAAATAGTTTCGTTGTTACTTCTGGTTTCAACAAGTATTTCAGGTGCATCTTTCGAGTATTTAATCGAATTCGAAATCAGGTTGACCAATGCATTGGTAAGATGAAGTTTATCGGCAAACACCATTGTTTCAGTGGCATTCAGCAGTGTCGATATTTTGCCGTTCATGTCCTGAAGAATCATCTCGAAAGTAGAAATGCTATCTTCAACTACAGCATGTACATCAAGTGTTTCTTTTGAATAATCAAATTCATCGCGTTCAATTGCAGCCAAATGCAACATACTTTCCACCAAATGTTGCAACTTCTTATTCTCCTTCGAAATCAGTTCGGCATAGTTCACCAGCTTGTCTTCTGTATTGTAACGTTTTTTCCGAATCATATTCGAAGCCAGTGCAATACTCGATAAGGGAGTTTTAAACTCGTGACTAACATTATTCAGTAACTCTTTGGTATGTTCGGCAATCCGAAGTTCTTGTTTGTACAAACGCAGCAAATAAACCAGGGCTAAAATCAATAAAAAAATCAGGAGCAGCGAGGCCAGAAACATCAAACCTGTTTTTTCGAGAAAAAACTTTGTCCTTCCGGGAAACTTCACCACCAGTTCGTAACCGTTTTGTCCAATTAATTCGCCCAGATTTGTGGTGTAATACAAACCTTTATCGAGTTCCGCTTCAATCGTTTTTAATTCTTTTGAATCCGTCTCCAAAATCATTAAATCGTATTCCAAAAAAATGTCGTAAGTTTTTAATTCGTCATCAATTGCGTTGTGAATTTTGTCCCAAACTCCGGTATTGGTCAGTTGTGTCTCCAACCGTATTGAATCGCACTCAACACATTCCTTCATTTTACTGCAAAATGGCCGGTTGGCAGTTAAATTAGAAATGGTTTGGTTTAATGCGAGCGTTACACTTTTCTGAAATACTTTTTCCTGAAAATGAATGGAATACACAATCCAGCGCACCTGTGTTGCCAAAAGCGCAAAAATGATAACAAGGGTAAATCCCAATATATATTTTCGGATGATGTTTTTCATTCTGTACAAAATAAACGGTTAATTCGGAATATAGTTCAGCATTGCCAATCTACTTAAATCCCAAAATTCCGTTTCTTATTTTTCAATTTCTGTAAGTAGCAAAAGGTACCAACTGCAAGCAAAAGTAATTATTCGATCAGTAAATAACTTCGATAAAAAGCCTGTTAACACCTCGTTAACCCATTTTTACAGGAAAATAGAATATATTTGACCGAGAATAATTTATAAAACCAAAAAAATAATGAAAAAAGTATTGTTTATTTTAGCCTTGGTACTTACTTATGGAGTATCAGTTTCGAACGCAACACCAAAAGTAATTTCTGTTGAAAAATCGAAAGTAACTGTAGTTGCCGACAACGATAACTTTTCTACCGCAGTAGAAGGAGAAAAAGAGAAAAAGAAAGAAAAAAAGGCTGCCGAAGCCAAGAAAACAACAGAAACTAAAAAAGCTTGCTGTGGCGACAAAGCAACTGTTGAAGAAGAAGGAACAACAGGATGTAGCGAAGCTCAGAAAAAAAGCTGTGCAGCTGCAGGTAAAACTTGTGCCGACGAAAAAGCAGCAACAAAAAGTTGTTGTGGCGGTAAAAAATAGAACCTACTATTTAGAATATATTTTAAGGGTGCAGTTTGCACCCTTTTTTATAGTTTAATTTTGCAGAGAATAGTACGAATTTGTACTTTCAACTTTCTTTAAAAACTATTATGCGGGCACCAAAATCGTTTCGTTTGCACATTGGCATTTTTGGCCGAAGGAATGCAGGAAAATCGAGTATTTTAAATGCACTTACCCAACAGGATGTTTCCATTGTTTCAGAAGTTGCAGGAACTACAACCGATCCGGTTGAAAAACCAATGGAACTACTTCCGCTGGGTCCGGTACTTTTTATCGATACGGCCGGAATTGATGATGTTGGAGTCCTGGGCGAAAAACGAATCGCAAAAACACTTGCCGTATTCGACCGAACCGATTTGGGAGTTATTGTGAGTAACTTTGAAGAATGGGGTAGCTACGAACAAAAATTAATGGACGAACTAAAAGACCGTGCTATCCCTTTTGTAATCGTCTTTAATAAAATCGATTTATTCCAAACCGATGAAAGTATACTGGCACATTTAAACACGGAAAAAATAAAATATGCACAAACTTCAACGGTAGAAAGAACCGGCCTTTTGGAATTACGCCAGTTGTTGCTAAACTCGGCTCCTGCCGATTATATCAATCGCCCGAGTATTTTGGCTGATTTGGTGGGTGCAGGCGAAGCAGCCGTTTTGGTGGTGCCAATTGACAAAGAAGCTCCCAAAGGCAGATTGATTTTACCACAGGTCCAGAGTATCCGCGATTTACTCGACAACGACGCATTTTGTATGGTTGTAAAAGAACGGGAACTTCGGGAAGCACTTTCGCGTTTTAATAAACCACCCAAATTAGTGGTTACCGATTCGCAAGCCTTTTTAAAGGTTGCTGCCGACACGCCACCTGAAATACCTCTAACTTCGTTTTCAATTTTATTTGCCCGCTACCAGGGCGATTTAACAGCTTTGGTGCAAGGTGCAATGGCCATCGACAAATTAAAAACAGGCGATAAAGTGTTAATTGCAGAGGCCTGCTCGCACCATCCCATTGGCGAAGATATAGGAACAGTAAAAATACCACGCTGGCTGACTCAGTACGTTGGCGGAAAATTAGAAATTGACAGTACCCGCGGACACGACTTCCCTCCAAATTTGGCTGAATACAAATTGATTGTACATTGTGGTGCCTGCATGTGGAACCGCCGCGAAATGCTTAGCCGCATTATGAAAGCCCGCCAGGCAGGCGTGCCAATTACCAACTACGGACTCACAATTGCTTATTCTCTGGGAATATTTGAACGTGCATTACACCCTTTCCC contains:
- a CDS encoding aspartate ammonia-lyase is translated as MDTRTETDLLGQKQIPADALWGIHTARAVENFPLTGSTVHPELIKAFGEVKMACAQTNNELGFWKDSEKAAAIEQACFEMSEGQLNQHILVDALQGGAGTSTNMNVNEVIANRALQLLGKGAGNYAVVSPLDDINLHQSTNDTYPTALKVAAIKQLRLLEQTVLDLQEAFQQKEKEFAHIVKIGRTQLQDAVLTTLGREMSAYAEAFNRDRWRIYKCEERLRVVNLGGTAIGTGLGAPKQFIFRVVDKLRENTNMGLARSENLVDGTQNVDVFVEVSGILKACASNLLKISNDLRLLASGPDAGFAEIVLPEMQAGSSIMPGKVNPVIPEMVAQAAIKVMGNDQVIAQACSSGNLELNQFLPLIAHSLLESLSLLTNTCKIFREKCIGGICANEKVCKKNVENSTATITALIPQIGYSKASEIIQLAKENDLSIKEASLKSGYIAEEDFNNLITPESVCKLGN
- a CDS encoding response regulator transcription factor; the encoded protein is MTENKLNILVAEDDLNLGFLLVDFLESRNVKVTLFKDGEAALDGFKNGNFNFCILDVMLPKMDGFSIAQKIKLVDPDIPVVFLTARAMKEDKMKGYTIGADDYITKPFDEDELWCKIVAISKRSDRPEAVIENVIQIGRYEFDFENLSLTIEGKIKRLTTREAEVLRMLCNAKKNVVRREQILTAIWGENDYFAGRSLDVFISKLRKYFAEDPNINIENVVKVGYILNC
- a CDS encoding HAMP domain-containing sensor histidine kinase — translated: MKNIIRKYILGFTLVIIFALLATQVRWIVYSIHFQEKVFQKSVTLALNQTISNLTANRPFCSKMKECVECDSIRLETQLTNTGVWDKIHNAIDDELKTYDIFLEYDLMILETDSKELKTIEAELDKGLYYTTNLGELIGQNGYELVVKFPGRTKFFLEKTGLMFLASLLLIFLLILALVYLLRLYKQELRIAEHTKELLNNVSHEFKTPLSSIALASNMIRKKRYNTEDKLVNYAELISKENKKLQHLVESMLHLAAIERDEFDYSKETLDVHAVVEDSISTFEMILQDMNGKISTLLNATETMVFADKLHLTNALVNLISNSIKYSKDAPEILVETRSNNETIWVMVSDKGIGIASKYQKYIFDKYYRVPTGDVHNVKGFGIGLAYVKKVIEAHNGEITVESTENTGTTFTIKLPILNGTNDRKQIKYPRCRR
- the hydF gene encoding [FeFe] hydrogenase H-cluster maturation GTPase HydF, whose translation is MRAPKSFRLHIGIFGRRNAGKSSILNALTQQDVSIVSEVAGTTTDPVEKPMELLPLGPVLFIDTAGIDDVGVLGEKRIAKTLAVFDRTDLGVIVSNFEEWGSYEQKLMDELKDRAIPFVIVFNKIDLFQTDESILAHLNTEKIKYAQTSTVERTGLLELRQLLLNSAPADYINRPSILADLVGAGEAAVLVVPIDKEAPKGRLILPQVQSIRDLLDNDAFCMVVKERELREALSRFNKPPKLVVTDSQAFLKVAADTPPEIPLTSFSILFARYQGDLTALVQGAMAIDKLKTGDKVLIAEACSHHPIGEDIGTVKIPRWLTQYVGGKLEIDSTRGHDFPPNLAEYKLIVHCGACMWNRREMLSRIMKARQAGVPITNYGLTIAYSLGIFERALHPFPAALEVYRNGI